From the Onychostoma macrolepis isolate SWU-2019 chromosome 13, ASM1243209v1, whole genome shotgun sequence genome, the window tgtcttTCTATCATTTGTcaatttgtctgtctgtctgtctgtctgtctgtctatctatctatcatttgtCAATCtgcctgtctatctatctatctatctatctatctatctatctatctatctatctatctatctatctatctatctatctatctatctatatatgtcTTTCTAtcatttgtctgtctgtctgtctgtctgtctgtctatctatctatctatcatttgtccctctgtctgtctgtctatctttctatctgtctatgtatactttttaaaaatgattttaaaactttttttcaaaactgtcaAACAAGGTTTTGTTGATaaactttgctttaaaaaatacatttatgtgaATTTCAATTCAATGAATTGCATTTAAGCACATTCAAATGACACTTACTTTTTGTAAATATCCATGTAGGCTTCCCTGAACATCCTCCTCTTCCGCATATTTTCGCTTAAAGTAGGCGACTTTCGACGTTGTTGACCGTTGAGGGCACTCTTAGAGGAAAGACCCTGCAGGCAAACACAGGgattttgtgaaaaccatggcTTTGCAACTGGATGGATATTCGATTTTTACAAATGTAACATCTCTTTTTTCAATCTCTTACTGTGAAAGATGATTCAACATAAAACAATTCCATCAGTGTAAATGTGTCCCTAACACTATGCCACTAAGTGGATTAGGGTAGACTGCTGTCAGTGTGTTATGTAACAAGGtctgtgtgtagtgtgtattaATTACCTGAGAACTGCTTTACGCAGACACAATCACACACCTCTCTGACAAATCCTCTATTCACCTGAGACTCTTTCCTCTGGCTCACACACATTGCCTAATGGTTCCTAGTCAGAGAAGGAAAGAGACAGATTATCATTTACTGGATCTTTCTATTTTCTATCCAATTTCAGGTCAGTATTATATATAttggtgtgaatgtgtgaaCTGTTGCAGTAAATGTAATGACACTAGCAGGCAGCTGTGCTGTATAGTGGCACGTTGTCTTGCTGCTGTTGTGTAATTCAGTGCGCGACCGAGCTGCATTTTGATTTAACAGGTTCAAAGAAACGTGACGCGTGCTGTCAACACAGCAGTGCAGCGCGCACTAACCGTGGGTGGATAGATTAGTGTGGGCTGCGTGTGAGTTTGTGTGCTCgagagaaatagagagagagaataaataAAGCCAAAAAGGTATTTATCTTCACTGTACTTtttgtaaaaatacaattaattttggTGACTGTATTTTGTACAGTTCTAAATATAAacatcattaaatattaaacaattttaacacaGGTCAACCTGTTTAaactaaaaatctttttttgtttgtttttgtactgATAACACACAATATGCCATTAAGTTCATATGAAGAAAATTCTAGCAATGTCCAATTACGcataaattatttgtaattctTATGTTAGCTTACTCATAATTATCATGAAttatccttattattattattattatgttttatattgaattttatattagttttatttaattaaagcaattcacattatttatttcaacaaaattttaacaatgttttgcGTTGCTAGCTGCACTGTGGACAAAACCGCAGTTGTTTTTGATACTGGATgcaacagcaaaaacagtagtTTTCGCTTTCTAATGTCATTTTAGAAATGCTATTTTGCATTCagccatgattttttttttttttttttttttttaagcaacatCCCATATTTAGGGTTAACAAAACGAGATTGAGTATTCAGCTGGTCATGTGATATGTGATCCATTCCATGCAAATGAAAATCTTATTTAAGCTAATAATTTGATAGGAAGCTTCATTTCACGATCATCTAAAATGTCCTAATCAGTTTCAGTAAaatccagtgcatttttttctccgtaaaattactttttaattttgcaaaacattttaaaatattctgaactaaatctaaaaatgtatagcttaatgttaaaatattttttaacagtaGCTATGGCAATGTAAGCTAAATAAGTTCTTTACAGTAgcgttttactttttaatttttctagtGTGCCAAATAAGTAGCCTACCTTCAATAACTGAAACTAACAGAATATGCATGCGTGTATTATGTTGTATAATGCAGCAGCCACTCAACTGTCACGCTAATGAATGAATCACAGAACGCGCATTTTCCAAAAATCCCAAAAATTCCAAACTAGAGAACGGGTCTGTTATGTGTAGTACGATTATACAACTGCATCTGCTATAActgttgaaaaataaacaaaagcatGTAGTAAAAATAGAATATGGTGTTTTAAGTACGCTCACATAGAAAAAACCCAAACTATGTGATTAATAGAGGTAAATGATCCTACCTTATTTCTAAAGCCACATTAACAGTCCCCGCACGCGCGTTCTTCATCAAACCAGAGGCTCAAAACAGCTCATACTGTGCCGAATGTAGCCGCATTCAGCTCCGCGTGAACTTGACGCTTCGCCCCCAGATGTCGAAGTCTTGCTTTTGATATAATCCCTGTAGTATTCGACACACTCTCGGCTCTTAAAATATCCCTTTTCTGTGCAGCGAGCAATAACAGACTGCACCGGCTGCTGATTGGTCGACGCTGAAACAGATGTTTCCTGTTGCTAGGAGAGTCACTAGGCAATGATGACGCTCCAGCATCAAACTCCATTCTTCTCGCATCCTCTGCTGCTGTGTTTCCTCCTCTCCTTGCGTATTTCTTAACATATGGCTTATCTCCTTAGAATCAGTTTTACTTTTGAAAGCTTTTATTGCTCATACACTCCTACAACATATCTCTCTGGCATACATTAGTAAGTAGTACATCATAAATTGAAACCTTTTAAACTGTTAAATGATCTTTTAACCTCACATCTCCAAGCTTAATTATCTCCTCCGAGCATAAGCGATTCTTCCACTCCCATACGCAAACATTACATGATGGgaaaattaaaacacacactCTTCTGGCAAACAGTTTTAGATACTCTTATCAGTCTGATCCAAACACACTGATCAATAGATGATATGATCATATGGTAGGTAACAGTCGCTTGTACATTTTTCAGTGCCTATTTTCACAGTTGTGATACACTTAGATCAATGGATAATCAGTGTAACAAAATACAGATTTATTGCTATTctgaatcataaaaaaaaaaaaatcacattgccAGCAAAAGTAGTGTATTACAGATGTCTTTAATGATAGacaaaaatatatgcatttatctCCAAAAACCACGTTGTATTTAAATGCATGCAAAACAGGCACtactgatttttaaaacactgtggTCCATGCATCTGTATTGTTCCATGCTAATCTCCGATATTACTGGCTATAAATAAAATTCCATACAGGTTTGACCAGATCAGGCactttatatatgcataaagcATTACAGGCATGCATTACAAAAGagtttgtgttttaatgtcataaagATTTTCTTGGACATGCGTAAGTGTCTGTGCTCCGAGTACAGACAATTTTTGGTAAGTAGGACTGGTCTCTTTCCAagcaattacaatgaatggggactggagctttcaagcttcaaaatgGATTCacaagcaccataaaagtagtgCATGTGACTTGGGCACTATATACTTGAAGCCATCTCAAGCCATACAATAGCTCTGTGAGAGGAAGAGGTGACATATCATGAAAATCGGGTCCCCGGTACACCTACCAACAGAGAAAGGCTTACCAAAGAATTTACTGGGTTGTTCTTTTTCACGTTTTCTGGGCAAGCTTgtgaaaaaaaactattttgctTCCCCTTTGACATAGAAAGGGGATCTTATAAAATTACCGCCCCTTAATCTGCACGTTTCCACCCACAGCGCCACCTATGTTTTTTCGGAAGTGACAACAGTGTGCCAGGTCTAACACATGGCGAACGTTCAAGCGAAGCATGCTAACTGTTTtgacacagatctaatataaacatgcgatttctttcccagctgtttaccttcacagatATAACTGACTGTTTTTGTAACCCATGTGTGTTTTTCCACATAAACACTTGCATGCCGTGTGACAGACGCTCTCTGTGCATGTGCTTCAGATGTGTGCACTCAGAAAACCGTATATACGAAATTTAAACTGATATGGTctaaaatgcatgatttcagCATGATAGACATGAAAAATCAAgcccaaacagatgtttttttagCAGAGTATCTGAGGAACAATctgtaaaggcacagccctattctggaaaagggggtAGGTAAAACAGTGcatttctgcttccactcaaaataggcattttcaaaatgatataacaattgatctgtggggtattttgagctgacacttcacagacacattctggggacacctgagatTTATAATAGGTCTCCTTTAAATCCTGACCAGCACCAGTCCTCATTcagtaaaatgactaaaaaagaGATTTGTGTTCCATGGTTGAATGAAAAGCATTCATAATGGAACATTatgaggtgagtaaataatatcagaaatttcattttttcaaaatttcaaattcattttttaaagtcatttgCTGATATCTCTTATTCTGATACGAATAGGGATAACTTGTGTACTCCTTTTAACAGCAACTTTTATCATAACACTGTCCATGAGTCTGTGACTTTACATTACAGCATATttgatgtaaaatgtaataaaaaatgtaaaatgtaataaaaagaaACAGCTTCAGTGTCATCAGTAGGAGAGCATGAATGAAAGTGCACATGTTCAACTAACATTTTTCTGCTCTTTACGCATTTGGTCTCACCAAAACTGGTTCTGGTGTTCAGGCTTAAAACGATCTGAAGAAAGGCATTTAATCATTTCAAATCAATCCTCCATTCATGAAATCGCTAGGCGACAATCACCATGGCTCGGGCTATAATGCATTTTGATTGGTTGCTGCTGGAGTTGAAGAGAGTAGTCTGTATATTATGCCATGAAGTCATTTCCTGGTTACCAGATAAGAGGCTGTATCAAGTACTCTCAGGGAGAGGGAAAGTGGTGTGTGGGTGTTTCTTTGTGTTTGGATGTGCTTCCAAAATTTACATATCTTATCTTTGTTTGATACGGTTAAAAGTGCTTGTTCATTCCGGTTTTTGTGGGTATTTTTGGTCTTGGCTTTCACCTCCTTCCCAAAGGAAAATCCAGCTGAACGCAGTAGGTATGAGTGATTAGacttctatctctctctcctctaaGCTTCCAGTAGTGTGTGCCAGCGGCAGACTTGTTGGTTTCCGCTCTCCTTCATGTCCTGCCAGTGAAGAAGTTCCTCCTCACCGCTGCTGTTCTGGCCCAGAGCCACCCAGCCAATCATCTCCTTGCGCTTCATGTTCCGCCGATTGTAAATGGAGACCATTAATGTGACGTCTGACAGTTGGAACAGTGCGACCTGGAAGACAAACGTCTCCTTGAAGACAGGATTCGGCTGACTGCGACGGATGGACGTCTTACAGCGGGATATCTCCTGTCCCATGGAGTTTAACAGAGTGAGCTTACCAAATGTATCTGAAAGAGAAACACATCACTAAATCTCACCACAATATATTTCCTTAATCATCTTGAACATAAACCTTTTACGATTTATTCCATCATCTTTTTGTTATTGGATAATTCTAATCTgtgaatttgttttatattaagcagcacaactgttttcaacattgataacaataagaaatgtttcattttatgcaccaaaccagcatattagaatgattcatGAAGGAtcagatgtagatgagtttgttttctCATCtgagcagatttggagaaattgagcattacatcacttgctcatcatggatcctctgcagtgaatgggtgccgtcagaatgagaattcaaacagctgataaaaacatcacaataattcacaagcaatcaacacaactccagtccatcaatgaaTATCTTGTGAaaagttttaactttaaactgtcgcTTCTGGCTAAAATGAGGGtcaataatccataataatgcttcatacagtgaaaaagtccatgtCCTATTGTCCTTTCACATCCAagtccaccaacatatttgtttagaactgttttgacATGTAAATGATGCTTTATCTGTGcgtatttctctcctgattcaaaacactttttaactgaagaaagcaaTATAATGGACAGAGCACTTATATTTTAACCAGAAGCAATGGCTTGAAGTGGAAGTGTGTgggttacttgtggattattgtaatgtttttatcagctgttttggactcttattctgacggcacccattcactgcagaggatccatttgtgagcaagtgatgtaatgctaaatttctccattccgttctgatgaagaaacaaactcatctacatcttggatggcctgagggtgactaaattttcagcaaattttcatttttgggtgaactattttttaaagagacagttaaAAAAAACTCTAACGGTAGGGTAGATAAGTACAGtaacaaatattgtttttatttttgaagtaaGCACAAATCTGTGATACAGCATTATAtcacagtatacagtatgtttgtgtgtgtgtgtgtgtatgcatggtTTTCTTCAGCAGTGACTCATCGACTTGATGAGAGAGGTGTGAGAAAAAGATCTGGGACTCTGCGATCGATTAAATGCCCTGTAACTCCATTCACCGAGAAGCATCATTGTGAGTGACTGTGACAGATTAATAGTCATACGAACAGCATGAACTCTAAAAGCCTGATATTTGACCCACAACACAATGTGTGAGGATGACACATTCAAAATGTGCTTGTACAAATGTGTGTTCTAGCAGCTTGTTCGTGTAGAAAGGATTTATTGCAGTACATTTGCTCTGAATCAATATCAGACGGCTTTACAAAAGGTTATTTGCTCAAGAGTCACTCCTGATGGTCTAATGATGCCTGTGAATGTGTTTCTGAGCCTCTGTTAGTGTGAGTGGGATGGTGTGTTTACCTGGAGGTCTGTTGAAAGCGAAGTTACGGAAGTGGCTGCCTTTAATGATCTCTACAGACAGTCGTCCTGTGGTGGCGTTATATGATAAACCCAGCAGTAGTTCTGGGTTTCCACCGTGAGACACAGAATGACTGGAGGAAGCACTGTCACTCTGAGCGCTGAAAGACACCTGGGAGTCTACTGTCTGCAGGGAGGGAGATGCCAACCTAATTAGTTGGTGTTTGTACATAAAGTGTAGTTCTACATAGTTTTTTAACATATGGACACTGAACTATTTCATTATGCTAGTTGGcaattctttgtaattatttttgaaatttaCTAGCTAGTTTGGCATTAAAATTGTTTCTGAGTAAATACGGTACTACACCAATTTATTTTCAACgtaccttttaaaaaatgttattccTTGTACATATATGTACAATTTTACAGATGTACAAAATAATCTTTGTGAACAAAACCCCTCTTTGTAAAGATTTGTTGAGTTTGTAAagttaaatattcataaaaagcATTTTGGAGTCTATCCAAAAGTATCAAAATTTATCTGTCCACTTCAGCCTGTAATCATAAGGACAgtgtaaactaaaaaaaaaagtttgcgtaggatttaatttaaaactattttcattCCAAAATTGCTAGTATATTtctcaaataattacaaaaaaattataattataattacaaataataattagaacagcaagtaacacactgaattaaatgctacatttttacattgaaCCACTCCATTAATCTTCACGTACAACTTCACAAAACTACACAACTACAAAAATCACTTTCAGCGTAAGAGAGTTTTGAGCCAGTGTTTCATTATCTCAActgaaaaaagtgtttttctgCACTGCAAACCTAAATATTTTGCTTTCTCTGCTATATaacattttgttattaattCTGCACAAAGGTAATGTAATTTAGTTGGATATGAactttatgtactgtatatttatagatagacagatagatagatacaatgttagatgttaaacatgattaactctaaactgacttactttatcttttcatttatttagatggattttatttattattatttatgttgttatttatgttgttgttatatatatatatatatatatatgttaatgctttggcaacattgtgttacacagtcatgctaataaagctgaattgaattgaattgaattgatagatagatactgtagatagatagatagatagatagattataaTCTTTATATGTATAGATTATAAttcaatataaatacaaatattatttctggcacatatacaaatacattgttaaaaatctttttaaataatttttttgtagtggggccaaaattttttttaatttaactacTGGCCCAGCTGTGCCAGTCGAAAAATCCTTACTGTTGAgccaaaaactgaaaaaaataaataaataaataagaatactatcaaagtacacacacacacacacaccttgagATTACTACGTGGCTCCAGGACCAGCGTGATCTCGAAGCGTCCCGTGTGTTTCAGCCTGCTCAGCTTGTACATGGCCTCTCCCATCATCCTCTCCCTGTTCATCTTCCCCAGCGCATATAGGCGGAACCGCAGCGCTGAGGAACCCAGATCCCCCGGCTCTAGATGTGAGAACCGGAATGTCTCCTCAAACCTGGGCATGGAGCCTTTCTGTACGGCCGTTTTGTGCCGCTGTCGTTTGCCAGGTAACAGCACCACATGCACCTGCCAGGAGTCCATGCCGCTCCGTGCCTTGTCTGGAATGCCTTGGGCCATTATCACCGTGACCAAGAGCCTGTGCGTTTCAGCCCGGTAGTCGAGGGCAATTATGAGATCACCACATTTTGAGATATGTCCACGAGGGGAAGCGCTCAAAGGGTGGGATGGAGATTGTTCATGCTATTAGAGAGAGGAAAAGCTCATTTacatatgtaaacacaaacatgctcaatgcATATGTAAACATACAGATCTAACACATTTTCACACACAACCTCCCACACCTCTCCAAATGGATGAGGAAGACTGTGAAAAACTAATACATAAACACAAGGTGTTTCTATTAGCAACAGCTATGAGTACCATAGAGCACAGACGACTCAGAGTCATTAGTTCTCTATTCATTAGAATTTAGTTCTCATAACACTTGTGGAGAGAGATTTAGATGATCTAATTATGAACGGAAAAGTTAAATCATGGTGTAACACATAACAGtaataaaacacaacaataaaatgtaattctatctatctatctatcatcttgTTAAATTCATACACATTTATGTTAcacattttgattaataattagatcctcaaaaatacagtaaaaaccttaATActgatattattacaatttaaaacatcttttttttctgttttaatatattttaaagtacagcagccattactccagtcttcagtgtcacatgatttgtcagaaatcattatattatgctgatttgttgctcaggAAACATTCTGTGtaatcaattttgaaaacagtttaatatttttgtggaaactatgacatttatttttggattatttgatgaatataaagtccAAAAGttcaaacagcatttatctgaaatagaaatctgttgtaacatcataaatgtcacttttgatcacccttgctgaataaaattattcatatttaaaaaaaaaaaaaaaaatactgaactTTTAACccacaaacttttaaacacTAGTCTACACAGAAGTGATAGGAAAAGATCTGGCTCTGTAGAACACAAGCGCACACACCTCAGAGCTCCATGTGGAGATACTATCCGTAGCCTCACTGTTGTCATATCCATGATTGTCAACTGCCAGACTCCTTTGTGAGGTTTGCCGCCCCACACTGCTCAGGCGACTGCCCTCGTCCCTGGGTAGAGCCTCCAGACCGTCCCCTGTGTCCTGGGAGCCCACAGAGATCTGCTCCGCCATCAGAGTGAGGGGGTCTGTGAGGGTCTGGCCCTCAGGAAGAGGACTCTGTGATAACGGGTCTCTCGGCTCAGACCTCACACGTCGCCTGGATGAGAGGGGATCCTGAAAACTCTGCACACTGTTTCTCTCAGCTTCTACATGGAAAGAATGAGACCAAATTATTTCATATGACCGAACTAATGTGTTGCTCAGAAAATTGCTTTGTTTGATGTttctccaaaaataaaaatggtaacactttataataaggtcCTATGTTAGCTTATatccattaaaataatataaacaattttgaattttaataatgtattaattacggctggtttttaaaataaatttcataATTCAATTCTGATTCACAAGCTTGCGATTCGATTTCCGATTCAATTTGATTCAATATCAATTATTTTGGATATACaggtgcatttaaaaaaaatttaatatcgtgaaaaagttctttttttttggtaacttatttcaaaaagtgaaactttcatatattctagattcatttcatgtaaagcaaaacatttaaaagttttttttttttttttttttttgcgcttaCAGCTTacgaaagtcaaaaatccagtatctcaaaatattagaatatttcctaagatcactCAAAataaggatttgcaaaacagaaaagttcaagttctttaaagtgtggtcatttatgcactcaatacttggtcggggctcctttagcacaaatgacagcatcagtgaggtgtagcatggaagcgatcagcctgtggcactgctgaggcactattgagccttcagctcgtctgtattgttggatcgactgtttctcatctttctcttgaaaatatcccatagattccacTTGGgcttcaggtcaggcatgttggctggccaatcaagcacagtaatatcatagtcagcaaaccacttggaagtgtttttggcactgtgggcaggtgctaaagtcctactggaaaaggaaatcagcatctccataaagcttgtcagcagatggaagcataaagtgctccaaaatctcctggttgACGGCtacattgactttggacttaataaaacacaatggaccaacatcagcagacgtcacggcaccTCAATTCATCGCTGACTTCGGAAaattcacactggacttcaagcagcttggattctgtgcctctccagtcttcctccagactccagaccttgatttccaaacgaaatgcaaaatttacttttatctgaaaagaggacttcagaccactgagcaacagtccatttatttttctctttagcccaggtaagatgcttctgatattgtttctgtttcagaagtggcttggtagctcttttcctgaagatgtctgagcgtggtgactcttgatgcactgactccagcttcagttctcaccttgtgaagctctcccaagtgtttgaagcggctttgcttgacagtattcttaatcttgcggtcatccctattgcttgtgcaccttttcctacccaatttctttCCTCCAGTCAacatgctttgatacagcactcggTGAACACCCACACCtatcagtaatgaccttctgtgacttaccctctttgtggagggtgtcaataaTTATCTTCTGgaccaaaatgaaaaaaatgaactttttcatgatattcaaattttttgagatgcgcCTGTATATCAGGTAGAGTACATGCCAAATAttctcaagaaaaaaaatctctcaaaatctctcaactaatgctgtaaaatacacATGagaatatgtatatgtaataattaatattttatatggtgcatatacagtgctgctggaaagtttgtgaaccctttagaattttctacatttctgcataaatatgacccaaaacatcatcagattttcgcacaagtcctgaaagtagacaaagagaagcCAATCAAACAaattagacaaaaatattttctttgtcatttatttattcaggaaaatgatccaatgttgcatatctgtgagtggcaaaatatgtgaatctcttggactagcagttaatttaaaggtgaaattagagtccatctgtgcagaggtgttttcagtcagtgcaatgactatcaaatgtcagtacgtgacctgttttattcaaagaacagggatctatcaaagtcagatcatgtttgtggaagtgaatcatgtcacgAACAAAGGAGATTACCGAGGACCTCGgaaaaagagttgatgttgctcatcaggctagaaaaggttacgaaaccatctctaaagagtttggactccacaaatccacagtcagacagattgtgtacaaatggaggaaattcaagaccactgttaccttcctgagaagtggtcgaccaacaaagatcactccaaagcagaacttgtaatagtctgcgaggttgcaaaagttcccagggtaacttctaagcaactaaaggcctttctcacattggctaatgttaatgttcatgagcccaccatcaggagaacactgagcaaccatggtgtgcatggCAGAGTTACAAGAAGCAAGCTACTGctctccaaaaagaaaatttcttgctaaagatcatgtggataagccagaggactattggagaaaggtttaatggatggatgaaaccatattagaacttattggtttaaatgagaagctattatgttcagagaaaagaacacactTTATTccagcttaaagggatagttcacccaaaaatgaaaattctgtcatcatttactcaccctcaagtagttccaaacctgtatgaatttctttgttctgccgaacacaaaggaagatattttgaagaaagtttgtaaccaggctgttttggggcaccattgacttccatagtaggaaaaaaaatactatggaagtcaatggtgccccagagcTGCTCTGTTTCCTACATtattcagaatatcttcctttgtgttcagcagaacaaagaaactcatacaggtttggaactacttgagggtgagtaaacgatgacagaattttcatttttgggtgaactatccctttaagaatcttatcccatctgtgaaacatggtggtggtagcatcatggcttgggcctgttttgctgcatcttggccaggacagcctgccatctttgatggaacaatgaattctgaattatatcagcaaattctaaaggaaaacgCCAGGACATCTTTTTAGGaacagagtct encodes:
- the syt16 gene encoding synaptotagmin-16 isoform X3 — protein: MASDITPEAVGFLSAVGIFVVLLAILFLFINKKLCFARVGGLPCLEQYSRRKRRDRAGIHQGLVNSYGDDGEISSSSGSDDELAKQFEISVSRSQSFRSGVTELNTQNAPGQHHKFKRLLSDQEEGSTDPSDCEEAERNSVQSFQDPLSSRRRVRSEPRDPLSQSPLPEGQTLTDPLTLMAEQISVGSQDTGDGLEALPRDEGSRLSSVGRQTSQRSLAVDNHGYDNSEATDSISTWSSEHEQSPSHPLSASPRGHISKCGDLIIALDYRAETHRLLVTVIMAQGIPDKARSGMDSWQVHVVLLPGKRQRHKTAVQKGSMPRFEETFRFSHLEPGDLGSSALRFRLYALGKMNRERMMGEAMYKLSRLKHTGRFEITLVLEPRSNLKTVDSQVSFSAQSDSASSSHSVSHGGNPELLLGLSYNATTGRLSVEIIKGSHFRNFAFNRPPDTFGKLTLLNSMGQEISRCKTSIRRSQPNPVFKETFVFQVALFQLSDVTLMVSIYNRRNMKRKEMIGWVALGQNSSGEEELLHWQDMKESGNQQVCRWHTLLEA
- the syt16 gene encoding synaptotagmin-16 isoform X1 → MADVPQAGIPAFSSWLAQISDTFSNGFRRLGQNGAVDSEVSVKEESSEVEQYLKVVHGSGVDTQEMLALRGQGSSFDYAPSVERLTPISEETDELETRRSDAVNSYGDDGEISSSSGSDDELAKQFEISVSRSQSFRSGVTELNTQNAPGQHHKFKRLLSDQEEGSTDPSDCEEAERNSVQSFQDPLSSRRRVRSEPRDPLSQSPLPEGQTLTDPLTLMAEQISVGSQDTGDGLEALPRDEGSRLSSVGRQTSQRSLAVDNHGYDNSEATDSISTWSSEHEQSPSHPLSASPRGHISKCGDLIIALDYRAETHRLLVTVIMAQGIPDKARSGMDSWQVHVVLLPGKRQRHKTAVQKGSMPRFEETFRFSHLEPGDLGSSALRFRLYALGKMNRERMMGEAMYKLSRLKHTGRFEITLVLEPRSNLKTVDSQVSFSAQSDSASSSHSVSHGGNPELLLGLSYNATTGRLSVEIIKGSHFRNFAFNRPPDTFGKLTLLNSMGQEISRCKTSIRRSQPNPVFKETFVFQVALFQLSDVTLMVSIYNRRNMKRKEMIGWVALGQNSSGEEELLHWQDMKESGNQQVCRWHTLLEA
- the syt16 gene encoding synaptotagmin-16 isoform X2; translation: MASDKETHVGLEGHEVTPEAVGFLSAVGIFVVLLAILFLFINKKLCFARVGGLPCLEQYSRRKRRDRAGIHQGLVNSYGDDGEISSSSGSDDELAKQFEISVSRSQSFRSGVTELNTQNAPGQHHKFKRLLSDQEEGSTDPSDCEEAERNSVQSFQDPLSSRRRVRSEPRDPLSQSPLPEGQTLTDPLTLMAEQISVGSQDTGDGLEALPRDEGSRLSSVGRQTSQRSLAVDNHGYDNSEATDSISTWSSEHEQSPSHPLSASPRGHISKCGDLIIALDYRAETHRLLVTVIMAQGIPDKARSGMDSWQVHVVLLPGKRQRHKTAVQKGSMPRFEETFRFSHLEPGDLGSSALRFRLYALGKMNRERMMGEAMYKLSRLKHTGRFEITLVLEPRSNLKTVDSQVSFSAQSDSASSSHSVSHGGNPELLLGLSYNATTGRLSVEIIKGSHFRNFAFNRPPDTFGKLTLLNSMGQEISRCKTSIRRSQPNPVFKETFVFQVALFQLSDVTLMVSIYNRRNMKRKEMIGWVALGQNSSGEEELLHWQDMKESGNQQVCRWHTLLEA